GGCGTCCTGCGGGCTGAAGAGTCCCGAGCCGTCCGACAGTTTCTTGCGCCcgctgctggcggcggcggcggcaccggAGACCCGGCAGCTGCCGATTGCACTCGTGAAAAGGTTCGTGTGTTCGTCGCTGCCGGCCGGCTCGGAGCTGGGCGTGAACCTCCCcagaggcaggctgggtggcGCGTCCAGGCAGTCGACCGGCAGCGGGGCCTGCAAGCCCAGGGCCAGCGAGCCCGCCTCGGCCGGCTCCCTCCGGACCCAGGGCTCCTCCCGGCCCAGCAGGCCTTTGGAGGGGGAGAGGTGCGGGCAGGCCAGGTGGCAGCGGTGCTTCTCCTTATGCTTGTACCGCTCGCCCGCCGCCTCCTTGCCGAAGCGGTAGCGCTTCAGGGACTCCAGGACAGTGCGGGAGGGCCCGCTGGCGGCCAAGGCGTCCATGGAGACCTGGGGGGGCTCGGCCGAGCGGTGCTCCCGGTGCTTGTGGCGGTGGCGGTGCTTGTGCTCCAGCATCCAGCCGTAGGCCATCTCCGGCGGGACGCTGGGGTGGTAGGTGCTCATGGAGAGGAGGGGCGCCCGGCTGGCGGTGAGGAAGGCCTCCTGGCGCAGCAGCTTATGCTTCTTCTTGTGGTACTTGGCGGGGTTGAGGAGCAGGTGGCCGGTGTGCACGTAGGACGGCGGCGGGAGCGGGGTGGTGAAGGACGGGGAGGGCGGAGGCGGGTACAGGGCCGGTGGGTACCGCCCGTAATAGCCCAGGCCGATGGGCGCCGCGGCGAGCGGGGAGGGAGAGTAAGGCATGCCGTAGGAAGGGTAGAAGCCGGTGCCGGACAGGGGGAAGCTGAGGCTGTGCATGAAGGGCATCTCCGCCATGGCCTCCCGCATCTTGGGCGGCCGGCCCCGCTTCTTCTTCAAGTCGGGCTTCCGGATGTAGTGCAAAGGGTCCAAGGGGAAGGTGGGGTGCGTGTAGAAGCTGTTGAAGTTGATGCGGAAGATGGTGGGCAGCAAGTCCCGGGGGATGAAGTGGTGGCTGCGGTGGGTGATCCGGACCTCGCTCAGGCGGCCGATCAGCTCCTCCAGCTCGGCCAGGAAGTCGGGGTCCTGCCGGCTGCGCAGCGGGGGGTACTTCTTCTTCCGCTTCCGCCGCTTCAGCTTGTCGTAGGCCAGGTAGTCGTGGCCCCGGCGCTTGCACTTGTGCTTGTGCTTCTCCTTGAGGCCGCTCAGGACGGCGGAGGCCTcgggggccaccagggagacgTGGTCGAAGGAGTGCCGCCGCTTCTTGGGGCCGCAGAACTTCTCGGCCCGGTCGGAAGTGCTGTTGTTGTCGGTCCCGATCCCGCTGTCGCTGGGGATGGTCTCGTCGCTGTGCGACTCGCTGATGGGCGACGGCGTGGCCTCCTTCAGGGAGCTCAGCTCGCTCATGTGCGAGGgggagttgggcagcagggtgggcgGGGAGAGCCGCCTCCGGGCCCTGGAGGCCTTCCGCATGGCGAGGGTCTGGACCACGCTGCCCGGCCTGGAGTGGAGGTGCAAATAGGGCACCGAATTCGGCTCCACAAAGCCCATGTCGCTGCTGATGGGGCTCTGCCCCCCGCTCACCCCGGAAGACTGAGAGCAAACGGGAGAGGGGAGAATCTCGGGGTTACTCGTGGCTGACGGCAGGAGAGGCGGGACCGCCTGCCCCAGGGCCATCCCCACGGCCTGCTGGGCAGACTTCTCAAGCACCGCCAAGCCAGCAGAGCCAGCAGCCAAGAGGCCATTAGGGACCGCTTTCGGCTTCCTGCCCCGCCTCTTTCCTATGTAGATGGTTCCTTTCTTGCTGACGTTGATCTGCTGGCCCAGTTTCGAGCCAAAGGTGGCCGCGAGGGTCGAGACCGTCGTGTGGAGTCTGGATTGCACTTTCCCTTTATTTGGTTCGGGCGTGGTCGAGGAGAGGATCTGATTCAAGAGCTTCTTCCGCTTTAGCGTCTTCATCTTGTTGATCTTGCGGATGATGGTCTTCATGAGCTGCCCGTTGCTGCGCTTGCTCTCCTTGTGGTCCGGCTCCTCCTCCAGATCAGTCATGGGGCAGGCACTCGATTTCCCAAGCTCCTCGGGGCTCCCCAGCGGGTCCGCCTTTTCAAAGAAATCCCCACTCTGTGGCTGTTCGGGTTCAGACTCCAGCTTGTCGGAGTTGTCCGCAGTGACAAAAGGCGCCATGGAGAGGACAGGCGGTTTCATCTTGACCCCCGATCGGATCTGCCTCTTGGGCcgacccctcttctttggaaaagCTTGCTCCGCGAGGCTCTCCCGAAGCGAGGGGATCTCCACCTCCGGGTGCAGCACGGGGGGCTCGGGCTCCTCCTTCGACTGCACGGAGAAGACTTTCGAGGCAGGGATCTTCAGGGTCCTTTTGGGGGGGCCTTCCAAGTGGGGCATCTCTTTGGATTTCAACCGGCCCCGCTTAGACTTGTACATCTCGGGCAACAAGTCGTCCGACACACCAGCAGCCTGCAAGTGAGGGCTGTAGAATTTCCCAGGCTCCTTCTCGACGTGGCTCAGCAGCGAGAGAGACGGCAGGCTGCTGGACTTGCTGAGCTTGGGCAACTGGCGCTTGACAAAGTCGTGCTCTGCAAAGGAAGGCGGACCGGCGCTTTTAAAGAGCTTGGCCTGGTCCAGGCTGCTGCTGGACAGCGGACCGCAGCCCATGTTTCTGAAGAGCTCGGGCCTTCCCAGGTCGAGCTCTTGGGGAGGCTGGCAGCTACCCCTGGAGATCACCTTCGTCCAGCGCGGCTTCCTTCCTTTCCGCTTCTTTAAGGGCTTGGCTGGCGGGCTGCCGCTCAGGGGCTCTGCTCCTTGACACGGCTTCCCCGACACAGCCATGGCACTGCTCTTGAGGAAGGGCTTGTTGTGGAACAAGCTGGAGAAGCTCACCACGGAAGGGGCGATGGCCGCACGGAGGTTGGAGACGGCTTGCAAGCTGGGCTTCTTGCCCAAGACGGGACCGGCTTTGGGGGCCTCCGCCGGCGTGGCTTTGGAATCGTGGAGCTCTCGGCCAACCCCTTTGCTGGCAGCCAGCGAGCCCGGGTGGGACAGCCGGCTCATACTCAGGCGGGCCCCCTCCGAGGCAAAGGGGGTCTTGCTGATCTGCTCAGAAACCCCTTCTAAGAGCTCGGGCGTGTTGTTGAAATGCAACGGGTTGGAAGCGAGCTGAGCCAAGACAGCGGTGGGGCTTCGGGCTAAAGCAGCGACAGAGGcggctggggagggagaggggaggttgCCCTCTCCGACGGCGCTGAATGGAGATTTGGCTGTGGACATGTCCGAGGCGCCTCCCGTAGTCCTGAAATCCGGGGAAGTGCAATACACCGGCAGTTGCTTCTCATGCTTCGGTGCTTCGCAAGTGCTCCTTtcgctggagggggaagggtcCTGGTGGGCGCAGGCCCCGTCTTTGCCTCCGCCACCGGCCGCTTCTTTCTGGGCCGCCGACTTGTCCGCAAGGCTCTCTTTGCTCTGCCGCGGGGCGTGTTTCTCGAACGCTTTGCTGCCGACGCCGTCTTTCAACACGCCTGCAGGCTCGGGCCCCTCGTGGCTGATGAAGCTGGGACCACAACACCGCTTGTAGGGCTCTGGAGACGGGGTCACCGGGTCTGCCTTCAGGGCTCCCGAGTCCTTATTCGCCAGCCCCGACGGATTGTGGGCCCCGGCCACTTTCTTCCCAGGGTCCTTTGCAGCCAAGGCAGCCGCAGTGCCAAACCCCGGGGCCTTCTTCCCTGCCTCTTTCACAGCCAACCCCACTGGGCCACTAGACCCTAAGAGCTTCTTGCCCGGGTCCTTATGCAGCAACCCGCTGGCACTCCCGAAGCCTGGGAGCTTCTTGCCCGAGTCCTTGCCCCCGAACCCCACCAGGCTGTCCGCTCCTGGAGGCTTCTTCCCGGCATCCTTAGGCAGCAACCCCACTGGACTGCAAGGGGCGGGCAGCTTTTTGCCCGAGTCTTTGTTGGCCAGCCCAGGCGGGCCGACGGCCCCCAGCAGCTTCTTCCCGGAGTCCTTATTGGCCAACCCAACCGAGCCGACAGTCCCCAGGAGCCTTTTGCCAGGCTCCTTGCTGGCCAGCCCAACCGGCACAGCCGCCACCAGGGGCTTCCTCCCGCTATCCTTGCTGGCCAGCCCCATCGGAGAGCTAAGGACtggctgcttcttcccactctcctTGCCGACAGGCCCGGGCCCACTGGGGCACCCCGCCGGCTGCTTCTTGCCCCCCAGGTCCTTGCTCATTAAGCCCGCCCCGAGGCCAGGCCCTGGGGGCTTCTTTGCAAAATCCTTGCTGCCCACTGCAGCGCCCACGCTGCCGCTGCCAGGCGCTTTCTTCACAAAGTCCTTGCCGGCTGCCGGCGCCGGCAGCTTCTTCCCCGAGTCCTTCGCAAACCCAGAAGCCGTGGCCAGGGGGGGCTTCTTTGGCTTCGTTTTGGAAGACTTGGCGGGCGGGCACGTGGCAATCAGCTGGGCCAACTTCTCCGTCACCGTCGGGGCTCCGTTCACCGGAACTCTGTCCTTGGAGTCCGGCTCACGACTCCCGGCCAGAGGGGCAAGCGCGGCCTTCCCATAATCCACCCCGTCCGAGTGCAGCGGGGAGGGTTTCTTCGAAAGAGGGCTGCTTTCTCTGGGCCGGCCCTCAGCCGGGGAGCTTTCCACCATGGCGGGGTCTCCGCTCTTCTTGTACAGTTTTGAAGGGTCCTGCAAATAAACCAGGAGAGAAAAAACAACACAGCTTTAAGCATCCAAGTCACAAAGAAAGCGCATTCCTTTTTATTGTACTGGAAGGGCTGGGGGAAACCTCTCTCTAATGTTGAAGACACCCAAGTCAACGCTCGGTGTgtcagcagcagccgccgccgcctcgcattTGGAAGCACCTGACCTTTCGTCAGCACTATCTACACCCCAGGTCCTGCTGACAAGCTGCTTCTGTGAATGAAGTGCTACAGGGCTGAGAAATGGGAACCGGGTGGTACAGAAAGCAGCACCAAGGGACCAGGGACGGAggagagcagggaagggggcCGACAGAAGAGAAGAGAACCACACCGAGGGAAGAAAGTGGGTTTTTGCTTCCCATATACACACGTCACACACCAACCAAACATGGTTTCTAAGGGGCCTTGGGGAATCAGTGGCCTAGCGGGGAGCAGGGCCCATGACTCACGTCCCGAGAAGGCAGTATTGCTGCTTTGGACAGCAAGAACTGTACGGAACAAAGACCATGTTTGCTAGGGCGTCCCAGGGCCAAAGGATTGAGGAAGGGATGTCTGCAACTGGAAGCCACGCCCAAAATGGCTTGCCAAAAGAAAGCCACCTGGCCTCCCTTGGCCAAACCCAAGGTGAAAAGGGGGCAGGAAGGGTCTGGTGTCCAAAGCGTTAGGCTTGGTACAGCGGGGCCGAGAAAGCTGAGGATTTGGCCTGCCCCGACCCTCTCCTCAAGGGCAAAACTGGCTGCCAACCAGGCTTAAAGAGCCTGGAAACCAGTCTCTCTGGCGTTCCACCGCCCTCCACGCCTGATTCCCAAGCCCACCCCGAGAGCACACCCATATCCAATTACGAGGGCTGTACAATTATCAACTTGAAGGAACTCCTCCATTCATACTTTTCAGTAATTAATATTCCATTCATGGCATCTCAAGCATGCTGGGGATTTCCAGAAGACCGAGGGGAACAGTCCTCAGCCCTGCCAAGGAGCTCACCGTCTCACAGGAGAGATGATTTAGCGCACGCACGCCAAGCGGAACCAGGGCGGGAAGGAGACGCGCGAGGCACGGGCTGCTGAGCCCGAGGGGtcagtgctctccccagagctgaATGGCGGAGGCCTCCCCAAAACCGTGCAGGCCGCCAGAGAGGCTGGGCTGTTGTCGGCAAACGATGCACAGAGACACTGGCAATTGACAGCCCAGGAAAGCCAAGTCCCCGGGGAGAAGGGGCGGCTTGGTGGGGCGGACAGGCCACATTCCTCGCCTGCATTGCCAGCACATCCAGGCCTCCAGCGCCGCTCACAGCAAACCAAGGGGCGCATTACGGCCAACGCAACACGACAGCGACAGAAGGCAAACCGTCCCAACCAAAGCCAGAAACTCCCCAACGATCAGAGCTCAAGCCAGGGGCAGATCGCTACTGGAGCCAGCCGTTCTGAACCACAACCCATATTTAGAggccgcttttcaacccaagtctcCGCAGGGgttgacacagagaaagaatcaattaaaaaaagaaggtggctccctgtccccaaaagtctCACCGTCAAAAGAAGAAACAGAAAGctgaccccagcagcagccactggagggatgctgtgctgggggtgggtgaggcCAGTGGCTCCCCCCCTGCGAAAGAAAGAGAACCACCcccttcaaaaggtgcctcaGAGCCCGGTGCTACCTGAGCCAAGAGGCCCCTTCCCCCAGGAGTGCTTCTCaagagcagctggccctgtccggccccagcagagcatccctgcCAGTGGCTGTGGCCGCCCTGCTTTCtccctcgctctctctttctACCTGATGAGCCCCTTGGGACAGGAAGCCCTTGGgctatttttctatgcaaatccTTGGAGGACTCTAGTCAAAACCTGGGCCCCTCCTGGGCCCACTGAGGCCTACAACCAACGGGCCTGAGCCTGGCCTAGAACATGAGCCCCACCTGTGGCCCCAGGCAACCACTTGCCTGTTTAAGCGGGGGCGGGAAATGGACCTTGGCAGCCCCCAAACCTGATGGGCCCCCCAGGTTGCAGGCGGGGGTTCCAAGTGAACCCCAAGACTGAAAGGCCGCAAGCTAGTGGGGCCAAAGCGACACGCGGCGTAGGGACTGTgtggaagctaagcaggcctgggcctggtcagggcctggatgggaggctgccTGGGAAGCCTCGGGACGCTGCGTGGAGTTCTAGCCAAGGAAGGCCAAGAACACATGCCAgcaacatgatttttaaaatttctttacatGCATATTCCGCTCTTCCTGCAATGATCGCAACCTTCCTCACGCTCCTCCGGCAAGGCAGGCTGTTGTGACCACCAGTGCTCCCTGCAGCAGGGATTCCTAGACGctgcggactacaactcccacgatCCCCAGCCCAAAGCCACTGCGGCTGAGGATGCCGGGAGCAGTGCTCAACcacctttgggaacaggggacgcGGGTTACCAGCCATTGCGCAGATGGGGAGCGGAGGCCGAGAGCCCGGGGGGTCGCCCAGGGCCACTCAGCAGGGGCCCTGAAGTCCGTGGCCgaggtggctggggtggggggggcagccggCACTCTTGGCCACAGGGCCACATGCCAGTCTCGAAGCGGGGAAGGCCCCACCTGGCAGCCTCCAGCCTCCTCCCCGGCTGGGGCTTCCCTCCGCCTCCCGCCCACTGCGAGgccttgccccccccaccaaGGGGAAGCTGCCACTCCGGTGACAGACGGAGGGTGGCTGCCTCTCCATCCCCGTCCTGTTGTTGACTTGGAAAGCTGCTGGCGCTGGAGGGATTGTGAAGccgagggagggagtgtgtgtgtgtgtgtctggcgcCCAGCCCAGCTCCACCACGGCAGCGGCAGCTGCAAGCTCACGCACATTCCTGCCCGAGCCTCAcggctgcagggagaggagggctGCTGCGCGCTGGGCGGGCAGGCAAGGAGCAGGCGGCCGGGAAGGCAGGCCCAGAGCCCCGGCGTTCCCAAAATAGCCAGCAGGAGTGCCGGGGGCTCCCTTACATGGAAGCGGGCGCCGGCTGGGGGGGCTGCGCTCGGCAGGGCACGGCACGCGCTCGGGAGATCCACCCGGCCCTGCTCTCGTGGCGCGGCTCGGGGAGGCCGCAGGTTTGGGTGCAGGGCTGGCCGCTGGGCTCCCTCGGCCCCCGCTTCGGGAGGCGAAGGCAggcccccaggcggcagatccaGCGGCTTCCCTTCCTCCGAGGCCCGGCTGGCACCACACCGCCCGGGAGCACCAGCCCCACACGTCCCGAGGGCCACCTGCCGGCACTTCCGAGTCCCGCTCTGACACTCCACCACAAGCCCGACAGACTGGACTCTGGGCTTCGAGGGCAGGAGAGCTCCGGCAGCTGACCCCAGGGCCAGTCCCTGGCCACCAGGCCGGCCTATTAAGCCCTCgcttgctcctcagtctccgGGAGGAGGACGCTGCCGGCCTGAgctcccccccaccgctcccCTGACCTGACTGCTGCTCTGAAACCCAACCCTGGGCCCTTTCTGGCCCCCCGGACAGCCAGCCCCTCCCTGGTCCCAGGACCCCGTCACCTACAGCCTGACCCCTGCCGGGGCCTCCCATGCCCCCCAAAGACACCCGGCTGCTCTTCCAGCCTGACCCCTGCCTCACCCCTGCACCCTAGGCCCTGtccaccatcacacacacacccccttcgtACTGAGGCGGTCTTCCTCCGACCACCAGCTTCTGATCACGCTCTTTCCCACACCCTGCACAGGGGCGTCCGGGATACCAAGATGGCCCCAGTCAGCAACGGAACCCGGAGTGCCCTTCAGATCCAACCCAACGGGGCCATTCTGAGTCACTTCCACCTTCGCCAGCCGATATCCAGAGCAGCCACTGGGAAGCCACTCACCTCTCACCCTCCTCTCCGCAACACagtcataccgagtcagaccattggtatggTGGCTCCAGAcggtctgcacggactggcagcagctgaccACGGTTTCGGGCAGGGCTCTCTGTTGGGGACTCAAGCTGGGACCTCCCACATGCCAAAAGCAGATGCTCGGCCACTGAGCTACTAGGGCCCCATCCCCGTGGGGAGCAGCCAAGCGGTCCGGCCCAAGCCAGTTCGCGTGGAAATCCTTCTACCACTCAAGAACAATGATGACCCACAGCTCTGCAGAGACCCACCACGCAGAGCTCCCTGCACGGGGGGCCGTCCCACTCCCCTGAGTGCGGGGAATCGCTTTGGGCTGCTGGAGATCTTGGAAATATGCATCTGCGAGGTGGGCCGTGGAGCTAGGAACATCCTGCCACGGTGCGATTTCCCTGTCCCAACGGATGACTGAAttttaatgcatttatttatttatttatttattatttctttaagaCAACTGCCATCACAGCGCTGGTCCAACACATCTCACGGCTGGAGGTGCAAAAacctccaaggcacccccacAGATGCTCACCGAGGCCTTAATCCACAAGCAAGTTCTGCTGCCCAGGCCTCAACTAAGATGAGCGAGGCTTGCttacgagaggagagctggtctggtggcagcaagcctggcttgtccccttagctaaacagggtctgcccacattttcatttgaatgggagactccatgtgtgagcactgcaagagattcccctcaggggatgatggagctgctctgggaagagcatctaggctccaagttccctccctggcagcatctccaaggtagggctgagagagattcctgcctgcaaccttggagaagccgctgccagtctgtgaaggcaatactgagctagatagaccagtggtctgactcagtctgtggcagcttcctatgttcctatgagagcctTCCAGTGAGACTTGTGCCTCACGACGCAGGTCTGTAGCTCTCCTCCTCGATGGCTCTTCCTTGGCCTACCTCAAGGCCAAGCTGCCCCTGAATCCACTGTCTCTTTTCAGAagagcttggggagggggggattagCTCCTCCCCATGACAGAATTGCTGCCTCCATGCACCCTGTTTTTCAACGCATGGATGTGCCCATCGCGCTCTCTCGCTCACGCACACCCCCCCTTAAGATAATCTGATTCCTTGCAAGGGCTGAGCTTTTGaagaaaatgcccccccccaaacagctGTAAAAGCCGAAGGAGGGAAGCCTCCCCGCGCTTGGCCACCGTCTGCCTCGTGCGTGTTCAGGCTCGGGCTGCCAGTGAGCCAGCGGAGGAGAGGAAGCGCCTTCCGCAGCGTTCACCTGCAGAGCCAAGGACGCCGCAAGGATCCGAGAGAGACCTGCGCTCAGCAATTTCGCGGGGAAACGGGGAGCGCAGCGAGAGCGGGAGCAGGTTCCATCTTGTGCCATTGTCTCAACTGCCTCACGTTACAGCTGTCAGCGCCAAGCTCGCGGCTGTCACCTTCGTGCCTCCACATCGTCCCCGAGACCGGAATAGTCTGAGCGCTGCGCGCGGCTATAAATAGGTGGAATATTCCAGCGGCTGCCTTTGCCCAGCTGTGCCTCCAGCAAGAGACTGCTCTGCCGCTGCAGCGCCTGGGCGCTGATTTCCCAGGAAAGCAAACCGATACCTTACCAGGCGGCTGAGCACATTACAAGCCGAGACAAAGGAGGCAACAATCTGCGAGGGCCTTGGGCAGATG
The Hemicordylus capensis ecotype Gifberg chromosome 14, rHemCap1.1.pri, whole genome shotgun sequence genome window above contains:
- the ASH1L gene encoding histone-lysine N-methyltransferase ASH1L isoform X2, producing the protein MDPQNSAMLGLGSGSEGFPEKSPSAVATGAAGGRREAELDGSAKEEEEKKRSREGSDDGELGKDASLSDAQQAQQFSVKETNFSEGNLKLKIGLQAKRTKKPPKNLENYVCRPAIKTTIKQPRRVQKGGKMTGEKEDPGPAKPDPSKLYKKSGDPAMVESSPAEGRPRESSPLSKKPSPLHSDGVDYGKAALAPLAGSREPDSKDRVPVNGAPTVTEKLAQLIATCPPAKSSKTKPKKPPLATASGFAKDSGKKLPAPAAGKDFVKKAPGSGSVGAAVGSKDFAKKPPGPGLGAGLMSKDLGGKKQPAGCPSGPGPVGKESGKKQPVLSSPMGLASKDSGRKPLVAAVPVGLASKEPGKRLLGTVGSVGLANKDSGKKLLGAVGPPGLANKDSGKKLPAPCSPVGLLPKDAGKKPPGADSLVGFGGKDSGKKLPGFGSASGLLHKDPGKKLLGSSGPVGLAVKEAGKKAPGFGTAAALAAKDPGKKVAGAHNPSGLANKDSGALKADPVTPSPEPYKRCCGPSFISHEGPEPAGVLKDGVGSKAFEKHAPRQSKESLADKSAAQKEAAGGGGKDGACAHQDPSPSSERSTCEAPKHEKQLPVYCTSPDFRTTGGASDMSTAKSPFSAVGEGNLPSPSPAASVAALARSPTAVLAQLASNPLHFNNTPELLEGVSEQISKTPFASEGARLSMSRLSHPGSLAASKGVGRELHDSKATPAEAPKAGPVLGKKPSLQAVSNLRAAIAPSVVSFSSLFHNKPFLKSSAMAVSGKPCQGAEPLSGSPPAKPLKKRKGRKPRWTKVISRGSCQPPQELDLGRPELFRNMGCGPLSSSSLDQAKLFKSAGPPSFAEHDFVKRQLPKLSKSSSLPSLSLLSHVEKEPGKFYSPHLQAAGVSDDLLPEMYKSKRGRLKSKEMPHLEGPPKRTLKIPASKVFSVQSKEEPEPPVLHPEVEIPSLRESLAEQAFPKKRGRPKRQIRSGVKMKPPVLSMAPFVTADNSDKLESEPEQPQSGDFFEKADPLGSPEELGKSSACPMTDLEEEPDHKESKRSNGQLMKTIIRKINKMKTLKRKKLLNQILSSTTPEPNKGKVQSRLHTTVSTLAATFGSKLGQQINVSKKGTIYIGKRRGRKPKAVPNGLLAAGSAGLAVLEKSAQQAVGMALGQAVPPLLPSATSNPEILPSPVCSQSSGVSGGQSPISSDMGFVEPNSVPYLHLHSRPGSVVQTLAMRKASRARRRLSPPTLLPNSPSHMSELSSLKEATPSPISESHSDETIPSDSGIGTDNNSTSDRAEKFCGPKKRRHSFDHVSLVAPEASAVLSGLKEKHKHKCKRRGHDYLAYDKLKRRKRKKKYPPLRSRQDPDFLAELEELIGRLSEVRITHRSHHFIPRDLLPTIFRINFNSFYTHPTFPLDPLHYIRKPDLKKKRGRPPKMREAMAEMPFMHSLSFPLSGTGFYPSYGMPYSPSPLAAAPIGLGYYGRYPPALYPPPPSPSFTTPLPPPSYVHTGHLLLNPAKYHKKKHKLLRQEAFLTASRAPLLSMSTYHPSVPPEMAYGWMLEHKHRHRHKHREHRSAEPPQVSMDALAASGPSRTVLESLKRYRFGKEAAGERYKHKEKHRCHLACPHLSPSKGLLGREEPWVRREPAEAGSLALGLQAPLPVDCLDAPPSLPLGRFTPSSEPAGSDEHTNLFTSAIGSCRVSGAAAAASSGRKKLSDGSGLFSPQDASLGRPLRKETLPPLEKALPTLSVAGIPARSTRLGTAMEESVENLLQRMAQHESPGVLDKTLEAVMASTPAPPAGSPSRSPSREKSGGLSILGGPPSDSGRDGLSLLSDRLAGGYSPHHLKRSMVEAMQRQARKMCNYDKILATKKNLDHVNKILKAKKLQRQARTGNNFVKRRPGRPRKYPLPSVVSVHALQVSRLVSPELGSGEGGCPLRRGPDTVTDAIESVVQGVNVKGWKRKRWLEEEEEEEEEEEEEHASKRQMLLPEDEQESHRSFSEMGPEPPAPEEATAKPREPEGVEQPPTPLVPREKKAARPPKKKYQKAGLYSDVYKTTDPKSRLIQLKKEKLEYTPGEHEYGLFPAPIHVGKYLRQKRIDFQLPYDILWQWKHNQLYKKPDVPLYKKIRSNVYVDVKPLSGYEATTCNCKKPEDGHKKGCLDDCLNRMIFAECSPNTCPCGDQCCNQRIQRHEWVQCLERFRAEEKGWGIRTKEPLKAGQFIIEYLGEVVSEQEFRNRMIEQYHNHSDHYCLNLDSGMVIDSYRMGNEARFINHSCNPNCEMQKWSVNGVYRIGLYALKDMPAGTELTYDYNFHSFNVEKQQLCKCGFDKCRGIIGGKSQRMNGLLSKANQPVTTQRRPSRSKEKRKSKHQLKKRKGHVPEEPSESSSTPTRLTPQLQMKPMSNRERNFVLKHHVFLVRNWEKIRQKQEEVKHASDNLHSASLYTRWNGMCRDDGNIKSDVFMTQFSALQTARSVRTRRLAAAEENLEVARAARLAQIFKEICDGIISYKDSSRQALAAPLLTLPPKKKNADYYEKISDPLDLVTIEKQILTGYYKTVEAFDGDMLKVFRNAEKYYGRKSPIGRDVCRLRKAYYNARHEAAAQIDEIVGETASEADSSETSLCEKESGHEKDEDVIRCICGLYKDEGLMIQCDKCMVWQHCDCMGVNSDVEHYLCEQCEPRTVDREVPMIPRPHYAQPGCVYFICLLRDDLLLRQGDCVYLMRDSRRTPDGHPVRQSYRLLSHINRERLDIFRIEKLWKNEKEERFAFGHHYFRPHETHHSPSRKFYHNELFRVPLYEIIPLEAVVGTCCVLDLYTYCKGRPKGVKEQDVYICDYRLDKSAHLFYKIHRNRYPVCTKAYAFDHFPKRLTPKRDFSPHYVPDNYKRNGGRSSWKSDRSKSQAKDLGQEEDPLPLMEDVIASQEPAPSEPVPALEEPEKEAPPPESGEADKKAEESSPVPRCPCSPEERRHLQRERLNQILLALLEKIPGKNAIDVTYLLEEGSGRKLRRRTLALPESSFRK